In Sphingomonas sp. SUN019, the genomic window GAGCGCCAGCGCGGACACGGAAGCGATCAGGAAACGAGGCATGATATCCTCCTTATTCTGCAGGCTGAAGGTGTGCGTCGGGACGCGGGCGCCGGCGTTGCAGCCGATCACCCAGCGCGCGACAGACGACGTAGAAGGTCGGCGTGAACAGCAGGCCGAACCCGGTCACCCCGAGCATCCCGAAGAACACCGCAGTGCCCAGCGCCTGCCTCAGTTCCGCCCCCGCCCCGGTCGCGATCAGCAACGGCACCGTGCCGAGCACGAAGGCGAAGCTGGTCATCAGGATCGGCCGCAGCCGGTCCTGCGCGGCGCGCACCGCCGCCTCGACCGGGGACAGGCCGTCCTGTTCTTCCGCCTGCTTGGCGAACTCGACCACGAGGATCGCGTTCTTGGCGGCGAGCGCGATCAGCACGACCAGCCCGATCTGCGTCAGGACATTATTGTCCATGCCCCGCAGATTCACGCCGACCATCGCGGCGAGCAAGCACATCGGCACGATCAGGATGATCGACAGCGGCAGGACGATGCTTTCATATTGCGCCGCCAGCACCAGGAAGACGAATACCACCGCCAGCGCGAAGACAATCGCCGCCGTGCTGCCCGCCGCTTTCTCCTGAAACGCGATGCCGGTCCATTCGCTGCCGTAACCCTTGGGCAACGTATCCGCGGCCAGCTTCTCCATCGCCACCAGCGACCGGCCCGACGAATAGCCCGGCGCGGTATCGCCATCGACCTCGACCGCGGGGAACAGATTGTAGCGCGTCACGCGGTACGGCCCGGTCCGGTCCTGGAACGTCGAGACCGACCCGATCGGCACCATCGCGCCCGAATTCGACCGCGTTTTCAAGTTCGCGATGTCGGCGGTCGTCGCGCGGAACGGTGCGTCGGCCTGTGCGGTGACGCGGTACGTGCGGCCGAGCAGGTTGAAGTCGTTGACGAATGCGCTGCCGAGATAGACCTGCAACGCCTCGAACACCCGCTCCGGCGGTACGCCCAGCAGATCGGCCTTCGCGCGATCGATATCGGCGAAGACACGCGGGGTGGCGGTGTCGAAGAACGTGAAGACCTGCGCGAGGCCATCGGTCTGGTTCGCCTTGGCGATCAGCTTGGCGGTTTCGGCGCCGAGTTGCTGATAGCTCCCGCCCTGACGGTCCTGCACGATCATGCGGTAGCCGCCAGCCGAGCCGATGCCCTGGATCAACGGCGGCGGGATGACGAGGATACGTGCGTCGTCGATGTCGGCGGTCGCCTTGCGCGCCTCCTCCATGATCCCGGCGAAGGTGACGCCGAGCTTCCCGCGCTCCTCGAACGATTTGAGCGGGATGTACGCCGCGGCGGCATTGGGCGCGAGCGTCTGCGACGGGCCGTCGAAACCCGCCAGCATCACCGCGCCCTTTACGCCCGCCAGCGGCAGGATGCGCTTGGCGACCTTCTGCACCACGGCGTCGGTGCGTTCGACCGAAGCGCCCGCGGGAAGCTGCACGACGGTCAGGAAATAGCCCTGGTCCTGCGCCGGGATGAAGCCGGTCGGCGTGGCCCAGAACAAAGCGCCGGTCGCCGCGATCAGACCGGCATAGACGACCATCATCCGCTTCGGCCGTGCGACCAGCCGCGCGGTGAGCCGCGCATAACCATCGCTCAGCCGCTCGAATGCGCGGTTGAAGCGATCACCTGCGGCACGGAACGCACGCTGCACGCGATTGCCCGACGCCTCCGATTCATGCGCGCGCAACAGGATCGCGGCGAGCGCGGGCGACAGCGTCAGCGACACGATCAGCGAGATCACCGTCGCGGTCGCGATCGTCACCGCGAATTGCTGATAGAAGGCGCCGGACAGTCCGGTAAGGAACAACGTCGGCACGAACACCGCGCACAACACCAGCACGATCGCGACCAACGCGCCCGACACTTCGTCCATCGAGGTTTGCGCCGCCTGTAACGGGGACAAGCCCCGCGCCAGATTGCGCTCGACATTCTCGACCACGACGATCGCGTCGTCGACGACGATGCCGATCGCCAGCACCAGCCCGAACAGTGACAAGGTGTTGAGCGAATAACCGACCGCCGCCAGCACCGCGAACGTGCCGACCAGCGACACCGGGATCGCAACGATCGGGATGATCGCGGCGCGCCATTTTTGCAGGAAAACCAGGATGACGAGGACGACCAGGATCATCGCCTCAAACAGGGTCTCGATCACCGCATCGACCGATTGCGCGATGAACTCGGTCGGGTTGTAGATGACGCGATAATCGAGGCCCTTGGGGAAGGATTTCGACATCGCCTCCATCTCGGCGCTGACCTTTTCGGCGGCGGCGAGCGCGTTGGAGCCGGGGCGCTGGAACACGGCGGCGATCACAGTCGGTTTACCCGACAGATAGGTGTTGGAGTTATAGTCCGCTGCGCCCAGCTCGACGCGTGCGACATCGCGCACGCGGACCTGCCGCCCATCGGGATCGGTGCGGACGATGACGTTGCCGAATTGCGCCGGATCGGTCAGCCGCCCCTGCGTCTCGACGTTCAGCTGGAATGCATTGCCCTGATTGTACGGCGGCTGGCCGAGCGTTCCCGCGGCGACCTGCACGTTCTGCGCACGCAACGCCGCGACGATCTCGCCCGCGGTCAGGTTCATTGACGCGGCGCGGCCGGGATCGACCCACACCCGCATCGAATAATCGCGCGCGCCGAACAGCCGTACGTCGCCCACGCCGTCGATCCGGGCGAGCCGGTCGCGTACCTGCGTCAGCGCGTAGTTGGAGATGTAGCCGCGATCGAGCGAATTGTCGGGCGAGATCAGGTTCACGACCATCAGGAAGTCGGGCGAGGTCTTGCGCGTCACCACGCCCAGCCGCTGCACGTCGGTCGGCAGGCGCGGGACCGCGATCGCCACGCGGTTCTGCACCAGCACCTGCGCGGCATCCAGATCGGTGCCGATCTTGAACGTGACCGTGATCGTGACGACGCCGTCGCCGGTCGACTGACTGCTCTGGTAGAGCATGTTGTCGACGCCGTTGATCTCCTGCTCGATTGGCGCGGCGACCGTCTCCGCGACCGTTTCCGCCGACGCGCCGGGATAGGTCGCGGTTACGGTGACGGTCGGGGGCACGATGTCGGGATATTGCGACACCGGCAGGCCCCAGTAAGCGAGCGCGCCGACGATGGTGATCACGACGGCGATGACGCCGGCGAAGATCGGACGCGTGATGAAGAAGCGCGACAGGCGCATGATATGCTCCCCGAAAAGAGGATGAAACGGAGCCGACGGATCGCCGGATATTGTCGGTACGCGTTACCGCGCGGCGAAGGTCGCTTCGCCGATCGTCGGCGCGCCGCCGGGGGGCGCGACGGCGGCATTCATCGGCGCGATCCGGCCGATGCGCGTCGTCACCTTGGCGCCCGGCATCGCCATCTGCGTGCCGCTGATCACCACGCGGTCACCCGCGGCAAGGCCGGTCTTCACGATACGCAGGCCGTCAACGACCGGGCCGAGCTGCACCGGCTTCGCGGCGACGGTGCCGTCGCGCGCCACGGTCAGCACGGTCTTGCGCGCCTGATCAGTCTGGATCGCCGCATCGGGCACCAGCAGCGCGCTGCTCGTCCCGCCGCTCGACAGCCGCATGTTGCCGAACATGCCCGGCGTCAGGAACAGCTTGGGATTGGCCAGCACTGCGCGGCCGCGGATCGTGCCCGATCGCGGATCGAGCGCATTGTCGGTGAAATCGAGCCGCCCGTTCCAGCGATAATCGCCCTCGTCCTGCAGCTTCACCTCGACCGGAGACGCGACCGCGCCCGATTGCTGGGCGCGTTTCGTCTTCAGGAACAGCGCCTCCGACCCGTCGAACGTGAAGTAGATCGGGTCGAGCGCGTTGATCGTCGTCAGCAATGTGCCGTTGGTGTCACCCGCCGCGACCAGATTGCCTGCGTCGATGCGCCGGTCCGAGACCCGCCCGCCGATCGGCGCGCGAATCTGCGTGAACTCGACGTCGAGCGACCGTGCGCGCACCCGCGCCTGCGCCGCGGCCAGCGACGCGCTTGCCGCACGCAAACGCGCGGTCAGCTGGTCGACATCGCTTTTCGAGACCGCATCGTCCGCGACCAGCCGGTTGGCGCGATCGAGGTTGGCGCGGGCCAGCGCGAGATCGCTCTGCGCGCTCGCCAGCCCCGCACGCGCCTCGGCCAGCGCCGCGGTGTACGGGCGCGGATCGATGGTGAAGAGCAACTGCCCCTTCTGCACAATCGCGCCGTCGGTGAAGTGGATCGCGGTGACCGCGCCCGAGATGCGCGGGCGCACCTCGACCGACTTGCTGGCCTCGAACCGGCCGACATAATCGTCCCATTCGTTGACCGAGCGGACCAGAGGCGACGCGACCGTCACCGTCGGCGGCGGCGGTGCGGCGACCGCCGGTCCGTCGCGATCGATGAAGATCCCGCTGGCGGCGATCACCGCGATCGGCACGACGACCAGCCCGGCGCGTTGCCACAGCGGGCGGCGCGGGCGTGGCGAAGCATCCACCGTGACCGGCGCTGCTTCTATTCTGGAAAGCATGTTCATCGACGCGGCTTTCGATTGATGCGCGCCGAGCCGATGCTGGCGAGCAGGGTTTCATATTGATCGGTCGTGAAACCGGCCGACGTGAAGGCGCGAAGTTCGCTCGAGGGCACGGTGTATCCATAATGCCAGCTCAGCACCGCCATCCGCCGCAGCGCCTCCAGCTTCGGATCGGCCAGCCGCGGATTGTGCTTCGCGCCGAACACCGTGCCGAGCGCCATCGCCATTCGGCCGGGCTGCCGCAGCGAGGACAGCCGATCGTTCCGCGCAATCGCGACGACCGCCCATTCCAGCGCGCCGAGCCCAATCTCCTCGTCGGGAAGCGGATCGTGGCGCGGCAGGATAACCGGCAATGTCGACGCTGCGCCGGACAGACCGCCGGTCTCGCTCGCGAAATCGATATAGGCCATGATATTCCCTCATGCTGGTGGCGCGGCGCAGTGATCCGATCGGCGGCACGGGTGCCGTCGGTGGAACGTGGCGGGCGAGCGCATTGGTGCGGCCTCACACAAGCGTGAGCCCGCGGGTCGCTAATTGTTACTGGACTGTCGAATGCGCCCTGCAATCAGGGGGCGGGTCTGGCCTCGATCTGACAATGATAGCGCATCGCGGGTTCCTTCAGCCGGGTCGCCGCTGCGACGCCCCATCTTCTATACTGACTGGTATAGAAATCATGCTGCGTCGCGTCAAGGTCTTTTGTACCGAGCGGTAGTATTTTTTATCGGCTGACCTTAACGGCCGGGCCACCCGAGCAGGCTCATGTCGACGACCCGCTCCAAATCTGCGCGTGTCGCCCCCGACCCCGCCTGCACCGCCATCCCCTGCAGTATCGCGTAGAGATAGGCGGTCAGGCTCTGCACATCGACATGGTCAGGCAGATCGCCCTCGCGCTTGGCGCGCTCGAACCGCTCCACCAGCGCCGCCTGCGACGAGGCGCGACGCACAATGACATCGGCACGAATCGATTCGGCCTCGACGCCGCACGCGTTCGTACTGATCACGCCCAGGCAGCCCTTGGGATCGCAACTGCTCGTCTGGGCATCCACCGCGCCGCGCATGAAATATTCCGCGACCGCGCGCGCCGTCGGCTGCTCTAGCGCCTCGCGCGTATAGGCCAGCTTTTCGGCCTCGTAGAGGTCGAGCGCCCTGTGAAACAACGCTTCCTTGTTGCCGAATGCGGCGTAAAGACTGGGCTTGGTGATGCCCATCGCGCACGTCAGATCCGTCATCGACGCGCCTTCATAGCCCTTCGACCAGAACACGCCCAATGCCGCCGCCAGCGCCGCATCGACGCAGAATTCGCGCGGACGCCCCTTGGGGGCAGGAAGGACGGCAGTTTCCATAACGGACGGTATATAAGTCCGCTGGAAAAAATGGCAAGCGTGCACAGATTTGTTCTGAATTGATTGATTCGTCAACGAGCCACCTTGGCGCGAGTTAATTCAGGTGATCCCGGCGATCAGAAACCATCGTAAGGATCAAGTTCTAACCGATTGGATCCAGGGATGGACATTCAGCCGCAACTGTACGGTTCTCGGAACCGGACGTTCATTCATGTTTCGCTTTTGGCTTGATTTAGCCGATAGCGGACCGCCGTTTTCGGCTGAAACCCTCGCCCGAACCACGAACCCGAAGATCCTTTTTGGAATGCTTGAAATTCTGGTACTCAATGCGGGATATTTGCGGCTGAGGGGAAGTCGGTGATGCGCGGTCTCATTTGCGTCGTCTCCGCTATTTTATCTGTCGCGGTTCCCACCGCAGCACAGGTCCCCCCATTTCCCGCCAGCTTTCATGCGGAGGAAATCGCGACCAACGGCGCGACGATTCACGTCCGGGTCGGTGGCAAGGGACCGGCGGTCGTGCTGCTTCACGGCTATGGCGAAACGGGCGACATGTGGGCACCGATGGCCGCCGACCTGATGCGCGATCACACCGTAGTCGTTCCAGACCTCCGCGATCTTGGCTTGTCTTCCAAGCCGGTGAGCGGGTTCGACAAGAAAACACAGGCCGGTGATATAGTCGACGTGCTTGACCGGCTAAAAATCCGGCGGGCTGATCTTGTCACCCACGACATCGGCAACATGGTGGGGTTTGCTTTCGCAGCGTTGCATCCCGAACGCGTGCGCCGTTTTGTGCTCATCGATGCGCCCGTTCCCGGCGTCGGCCCGTAGGAAGAGATTCTCAAAAAATTCGCTGCTCTGGCATTTCCGGTTTGGCGGACCGGACATGGAGCGGCTCGTAGCAGGGCGCGAACGTATATACCTCGATCGCTTCTGGAACGAATTTTCGGCGACGCCGACGCACTTCACTGAAGGATCGCGGGAACACTATGCGAAGCTCTATGCGATGCCGGGGGCCATGCATGCGGGGTTCGCGCAGTTTGCCGCGTTCGACCAGGACGCGACCGACCAGGACGCGATCGACAACCGGGCGTTCCTGGCGGCAAAAGGAAAGCTTTCGATGCCGGTGCTCGCGATCGGCGGGGAGAAGTCGTTCGGCCCGATGATGGCGACGGTGATGCGCGCCGCGGCCAGCGACGTAACTGAACCAGCGACGTAACTGAAGGCGTCATTCCGAACTCTGGTCACTGGATCATGGAGGAGAATCCTACCGCGACGGTGACGATGGTGCGATCATTTTTGGACAAGACGAAATGACTTTGCCTCGTACTTCACGCTGACCGTACGGCAATCGAAACGGGCTCGACCTCGCGGTCGAGCCCGCAACGCATCATGCCATGATATGCATCGTCATCGTTTCATCGCGTGATTGCGCGTCGTCCTCGCGAATGAACGAAAGAAGGTCCGGATTCACGATGTCGGGATGAGTCGCACACAATCCGTGCGGCAGATCGGCATAGGTCTTGAGTGTACCGTTGCGCAGCAGACTGACCGTCAACGGTGCCGAGTCCGCATAGGGCACGATCTGATCGTCCTCGCTATGCATCACCAGCACCGGCACCGCGATGGCCCTCAGATCCTCAGTGAAGTCCGTCTCGGAGAAAGCCTTGATGCACTCATATTGGGCCTTCGCGCTGCCCATCATGCCCTGCCGCCACCAATTGTCGATGATCCCCTGGCTGACCTTCGCGCCCGGTCGATTAAAACCATAGAAGGGGCCAGCCGGCACATCGATATAGGCCTGGGCACGGTTGGACGCGACGGCTGCGCGGTAGCCGTCGAACGCCTCCATCGGCGTGCCGCCCGGGTTGGCGTCCGTCTTGAGCATGATCGGTGGCACTGCGTCGATCAGCACCGCCTTGGCGACGCGCCCTGGCTCGGCCCGGGCGACGTAGCGCGCCACTTCGCCGCCGCCGGTCGAGTGGCCAATATGAACCGCGTTCCGCAGATCTAGCGCCGCGACGAGTTCAGCGACATCGGCGGCATATGTGTCCATCTCATTGCCCTCCGACGTCTGGCTGGATCGGCCGTGGCCACGCCGATCATGCGCGACCACGCGGTAGCCGTGCTCCACGAAGAACAGCATCTGGTTATCCCAGTCGTCGGCGCTGAGCGGCCAGCCATGGTGGAACATGATCGGCTGAGCGGACCGGGAACCCCAGTCCTTGTAGAACAACTGTGTGCCATCTCTGGTGGTGATCGTTGTCATGGCGATGCCCTTCCATGAGGGAAGCCGACCGACAGGGCCGACACTGCGTCTGCTGACCGAAGCCGATGACGGGCGATGACAGGGGTCCGGAAAACGCGTCGGAGTCGGTCGCGAAGACCGAAATCTCATACCAGAAATCCCGCGCCTTCGCGATGAGGGAACAGCGCGGCTGACCGCCGGCGTCCAACAATCCGTCCGTTCATCACCGTCGCCGAGATGAAAATTCTTAGGCAGTCGGGCTCCTTCAGAAATATCGCGGGATCGGCCCGATTTGGCGAGTCTGGTCGGGAAGTTCGACGACCATTTCGTCGACGTAGCACCAGCCCCAGCCTTCCGGCGGGTCGTAGCCTTCGATGATGGGGTGCGCGGTCGCGTGGAAATGCGCTGTGGCGTGCCGATGCGGCGAATCATCGCAGCAGCCCACGTGGCCGCAGATACGGCAGAGCCGCAAATGCAGCCAGCGGCTGCCAATCCGCAGGCACTCCTCGCACCCCCGCGCGCTTGGGATGACATCGTCGATCGCTTCCAAGTGACAGCAGCCTTGCATGATGCTCTCCTCTCTGACTGTCAGCCCGCGAGCGCCAGATGGACTTGCGCGATAACCGCCGCACCTTCGCCGACGGCGGCAGCAACGCGCTTCGTCGATCCCGCGCGGACATCGCCGATGGCGAATACGCCCGCACGACTGGTTTCGAGCGGCAGCGTAGTGCGCTTGGTCTGCCTTGCGTCACCGGCGCATGCTTGCCCGGTCAGCACGAAACCCTTGGCGTCGGTTTCGACGCAACCCTGTAGCCACCCGGCGTTGGGATCAGCACCAATGAAAAGGAAGAGATGGCGCATCGCATGATGACTGGAGACACGATTGGAAAGTTGGCGGAACACCGCGGCGGTGAGCCCGCTCTCACGATCGCCCTCCAGCGCTGCGATTTCGGCACCGACGTGAAGTTCAACATTTGGCAACGCCGCGATCCGATCGATCAGATAGCGCGACATCGTCGCCGAGAGCGGTCGGCGGACCACGACATGCAGGCGCTTAACTTTCGGTGCGAGAAACACGATCGCCTGACCGGCCGAATTGCCGCCGCCGACCAACGCCACCTCTTCTCCCGCGCATAGTCTCGCCTCGATGGCGGAGGCCCAATAGGAAATGCCGGCACCTTCAAAAAGGTCGATATCGGGCACCTGCGGGCGTCGATAGCGGGCGCCGGAAGCGACAACGACGGTGCGCGCGCACACTCGTCCACTGGCGGTGTCGAGGGCGAGCGACGCGTCCGGCGTGTCGCAAACAAGTTGTGACACCGTGAGCGGGATCGCCATCTCGGCACCGAACTTGAGTGCCTGGTTGAAGGCCCGGCCGGCGAGCGCCTGACCGGAAATGCCGGTCGGAAAACCAAGATAATTCTCGATGCGCGCCGAGGCTCCGGCTTGCCCGCCCATGGCGCGTTCATCGAGAACGATTGTCGACAGCCCCTCGGACGCCGCATAGACCGCCGCGGCAAGCCCGGCCGGCCCTGCGCCGACGATCGCGACATCGTACCGCTTGTCCGGATCGAGGTCGGCGGTCATGCCGAGGCAGGCGGCCACCTCGACATCGCTGGGCCGCTTGAGGATTGTGCCGTTGGGACAGACCATCAGCGGCAGATCATCCGGTGCAACGCCGAGTCGTTCGACCAGCGCGCGACCCTCCTCATTCGATGCGGCGTCGAGGACGAGGAATGGATAGCCACTGCGGCTGAGGAAGCCCTGAATGCGCGTCAGGTCGCGACTGCCCGGCACGCCGACGAGTATCGAGCCCGACCCACCTTCCTCGATCAGCCCGACGCGCCGCAGGATCAACGCGCGCATGATGATCTCGCCAACATCGGCCGAACCGATCATCAAGGCGCGCAGGTGCGCGGCGTCAAACGGGAGTGCGGTGCATCCGTCAGGCCCGGCCCTGCCGGCCGCCAACGAGGGCCGGCCGGCGAGCTGATTGACTTCGCCGGACAGCTGGCTCGGACCGTGCGTGGTGATCAAAGCCTCGTGCGACAGCCCGTCGCGACGGATGACGTCGATCGTACCCTCGAGCACGAGCCAGGCGGGCGCTTCCTTTTCGCCGATCGCATAGATCTGTGAATTTGGCGCGAAGTGCTGCGCTGGA contains:
- a CDS encoding efflux RND transporter permease subunit, with amino-acid sequence MRLSRFFITRPIFAGVIAVVITIVGALAYWGLPVSQYPDIVPPTVTVTATYPGASAETVAETVAAPIEQEINGVDNMLYQSSQSTGDGVVTITVTFKIGTDLDAAQVLVQNRVAIAVPRLPTDVQRLGVVTRKTSPDFLMVVNLISPDNSLDRGYISNYALTQVRDRLARIDGVGDVRLFGARDYSMRVWVDPGRAASMNLTAGEIVAALRAQNVQVAAGTLGQPPYNQGNAFQLNVETQGRLTDPAQFGNVIVRTDPDGRQVRVRDVARVELGAADYNSNTYLSGKPTVIAAVFQRPGSNALAAAEKVSAEMEAMSKSFPKGLDYRVIYNPTEFIAQSVDAVIETLFEAMILVVLVILVFLQKWRAAIIPIVAIPVSLVGTFAVLAAVGYSLNTLSLFGLVLAIGIVVDDAIVVVENVERNLARGLSPLQAAQTSMDEVSGALVAIVLVLCAVFVPTLFLTGLSGAFYQQFAVTIATATVISLIVSLTLSPALAAILLRAHESEASGNRVQRAFRAAGDRFNRAFERLSDGYARLTARLVARPKRMMVVYAGLIAATGALFWATPTGFIPAQDQGYFLTVVQLPAGASVERTDAVVQKVAKRILPLAGVKGAVMLAGFDGPSQTLAPNAAAAYIPLKSFEERGKLGVTFAGIMEEARKATADIDDARILVIPPPLIQGIGSAGGYRMIVQDRQGGSYQQLGAETAKLIAKANQTDGLAQVFTFFDTATPRVFADIDRAKADLLGVPPERVFEALQVYLGSAFVNDFNLLGRTYRVTAQADAPFRATTADIANLKTRSNSGAMVPIGSVSTFQDRTGPYRVTRYNLFPAVEVDGDTAPGYSSGRSLVAMEKLAADTLPKGYGSEWTGIAFQEKAAGSTAAIVFALAVVFVFLVLAAQYESIVLPLSIILIVPMCLLAAMVGVNLRGMDNNVLTQIGLVVLIALAAKNAILVVEFAKQAEEQDGLSPVEAAVRAAQDRLRPILMTSFAFVLGTVPLLIATGAGAELRQALGTAVFFGMLGVTGFGLLFTPTFYVVCRALGDRLQRRRPRPDAHLQPAE
- a CDS encoding alpha/beta fold hydrolase, producing MTTITTRDGTQLFYKDWGSRSAQPIMFHHGWPLSADDWDNQMLFFVEHGYRVVAHDRRGHGRSSQTSEGNEMDTYAADVAELVAALDLRNAVHIGHSTGGGEVARYVARAEPGRVAKAVLIDAVPPIMLKTDANPGGTPMEAFDGYRAAVASNRAQAYIDVPAGPFYGFNRPGAKVSQGIIDNWWRQGMMGSAKAQYECIKAFSETDFTEDLRAIAVPVLVMHSEDDQIVPYADSAPLTVSLLRNGTLKTYADLPHGLCATHPDIVNPDLLSFIREDDAQSRDETMTMHIMA
- a CDS encoding FAD-dependent oxidoreductase, giving the protein MSTLDTRRDQMFPVLDPAQVGTAKRFASGPAQHFAPNSQIYAIGEKEAPAWLVLEGTIDVIRRDGLSHEALITTHGPSQLSGEVNQLAGRPSLAAGRAGPDGCTALPFDAAHLRALMIGSADVGEIIMRALILRRVGLIEEGGSGSILVGVPGSRDLTRIQGFLSRSGYPFLVLDAASNEEGRALVERLGVAPDDLPLMVCPNGTILKRPSDVEVAACLGMTADLDPDKRYDVAIVGAGPAGLAAAVYAASEGLSTIVLDERAMGGQAGASARIENYLGFPTGISGQALAGRAFNQALKFGAEMAIPLTVSQLVCDTPDASLALDTASGRVCARTVVVASGARYRRPQVPDIDLFEGAGISYWASAIEARLCAGEEVALVGGGNSAGQAIVFLAPKVKRLHVVVRRPLSATMSRYLIDRIAALPNVELHVGAEIAALEGDRESGLTAAVFRQLSNRVSSHHAMRHLFLFIGADPNAGWLQGCVETDAKGFVLTGQACAGDARQTKRTTLPLETSRAGVFAIGDVRAGSTKRVAAAVGEGAAVIAQVHLALAG
- a CDS encoding efflux RND transporter periplasmic adaptor subunit → MNMLSRIEAAPVTVDASPRPRRPLWQRAGLVVVPIAVIAASGIFIDRDGPAVAAPPPPTVTVASPLVRSVNEWDDYVGRFEASKSVEVRPRISGAVTAIHFTDGAIVQKGQLLFTIDPRPYTAALAEARAGLASAQSDLALARANLDRANRLVADDAVSKSDVDQLTARLRAASASLAAAQARVRARSLDVEFTQIRAPIGGRVSDRRIDAGNLVAAGDTNGTLLTTINALDPIYFTFDGSEALFLKTKRAQQSGAVASPVEVKLQDEGDYRWNGRLDFTDNALDPRSGTIRGRAVLANPKLFLTPGMFGNMRLSSGGTSSALLVPDAAIQTDQARKTVLTVARDGTVAAKPVQLGPVVDGLRIVKTGLAAGDRVVISGTQMAMPGAKVTTRIGRIAPMNAAVAPPGGAPTIGEATFAAR
- a CDS encoding alpha/beta fold hydrolase, translated to MRGLICVVSAILSVAVPTAAQVPPFPASFHAEEIATNGATIHVRVGGKGPAVVLLHGYGETGDMWAPMAADLMRDHTVVVPDLRDLGLSSKPVSGFDKKTQAGDIVDVLDRLKIRRADLVTHDIGNMVGFAFAALHPERVRRFVLIDAPVPGVGP
- a CDS encoding UBP-type zinc finger domain-containing protein, which produces MEAIDDVIPSARGCEECLRIGSRWLHLRLCRICGHVGCCDDSPHRHATAHFHATAHPIIEGYDPPEGWGWCYVDEMVVELPDQTRQIGPIPRYF
- a CDS encoding TetR/AcrR family transcriptional regulator, with protein sequence METAVLPAPKGRPREFCVDAALAAALGVFWSKGYEGASMTDLTCAMGITKPSLYAAFGNKEALFHRALDLYEAEKLAYTREALEQPTARAVAEYFMRGAVDAQTSSCDPKGCLGVISTNACGVEAESIRADVIVRRASSQAALVERFERAKREGDLPDHVDVQSLTAYLYAILQGMAVQAGSGATRADLERVVDMSLLGWPGR